The Halorussus rarus genome includes the window AGACCCGGGACTTTCAGACTTGTACAGTTGCACCGCATACCCACGCTCCATCACTGTGACGTTGGTGTGCTCGCCTGTGTCTTCCTGTAGTTCGTCAAGCTCAGGTTTCGCAGCCCGGTACAACGCCATCGAGTCACGGCGTTGCCCACCCGTTCGCAGGAACTCGAAGCTGCAACGGTACTCACCCTCTTCTTTGACCACGTACCCTGATTCGACAAGCGTCTTGAGGTGGATGTGGGTCGTACTCACTGCTAGCCCGAGGTCCTCAGCCGTCTCTGAGAGCGTCACGCCGTTCTTCCCTTCCAGATATTCAACGATATCGAACGATCTCTCGACGCTCTTTAGCCCGCGTGCGCCCGATTCGTCCGAATTCTCCATACGAACTCCTCCTTCTACATCCTCTTAAGCCCTCCGAGGTGTTTCAATAGTATTGAATTAGACTAACCGGTGAATCTCTCCGTACTATCTCGCTACGTCCAACTCGAATTCCCCGCCGAGTTCGAGAGTGTTTGATACCTACCCTACTAGACCGACGTCCCTCCTATTGGATTGAATCCTCAGGTCCAACGACCTCCAGATTTTCGTACAGTTGGTCGTAGCCATTAATCTCGAAGAGGTACGCGCCCTCCTCCACTTCCTTGCGGGTAGTACTCTCGGCATCCAGTTTTTCGCGGGCAAGTTCCAGCACCTTCTCAGCACCGTCACCGGGGATGACCGCCAGGCCGTCGTCGTCGCCAACAACAATGTCGCCAGGGTCGACGCTTACACCGCCACATGAGATTGTGACGTTGATCGATCCCGGATCCTGCTTAAGCGGTCCTTGAGGGTTCACACCACGGCCGTAAACGGGGAATCCCATTTCTGTAATTTCTCGGCTATCGCGGTAAGCCCCGTCAATCACAAGCCCCGCGAGTCCGTTCGCGGCGCAAGAACGGCACATTAGTTCCCCAAT containing:
- a CDS encoding 4-carboxy-4-hydroxy-2-oxoadipate aldolase/oxaloacetate decarboxylase; its protein translation is MHTVKNDVQRPDPEIVEAFEEIPSTIVSDVTGNVGLTMDAGIRPAYDEIEMAGTAITVKAAPGDNLIIHKAIMMAEPGDVLVIDCDGYTDTGHIGELMCRSCAANGLAGLVIDGAYRDSREITEMGFPVYGRGVNPQGPLKQDPGSINVTISCGGVSVDPGDIVVGDDDGLAVIPGDGAEKVLELAREKLDAESTTRKEVEEGAYLFEINGYDQLYENLEVVGPEDSIQ